A window of the Synechococcus sp. JA-3-3Ab genome harbors these coding sequences:
- a CDS encoding 3-deoxy-7-phosphoheptulonate synthase, protein MPPQTDNCNIQEVTPLIAPAAVKAKLPLTETAAQVVLSTRQAIRDIIHGRDLHRLVVIVGPCSIHDPEAALEYAHRLKRVADRTREHLVIVMRTYFEKPRTTVGWKGLINDPHLDGSCDIATGLQLARSILLQINELGLPCATEMLDPVTPQYTADLVSWAAIGARTIESQTHREMASGLSMPVGFKNGTDGRLEIALNAILSASHPHSFLGIGQDGMTALVKTTGNPDRHIVLRGGGGRTNYGPEDVARAALLMKDQGIPRSVMVDCSHDNSQKDYRRQGSVCRAVLQQYQAGQRALMGLMLESNLNPGKQTWQEGAPLQYGVSITDGCIGWEETEDLLQEMAAVVAGKTLALSH, encoded by the coding sequence ATGCCCCCCCAAACCGACAACTGCAACATCCAAGAGGTGACTCCCTTGATTGCCCCTGCTGCTGTCAAGGCCAAGCTGCCGCTGACGGAAACGGCAGCCCAAGTGGTGCTCTCCACGCGGCAGGCCATTCGCGACATCATCCACGGACGGGATCTCCATCGCCTGGTGGTGATCGTCGGCCCCTGCTCCATCCACGATCCGGAAGCGGCCTTGGAGTACGCCCACCGCCTCAAGCGGGTGGCCGACCGAACCCGCGAGCACCTGGTGATCGTGATGCGCACCTATTTTGAGAAGCCGCGCACCACCGTGGGCTGGAAGGGGTTGATCAACGATCCCCACCTGGATGGCTCCTGCGACATTGCCACCGGCTTGCAACTGGCCCGCTCCATCCTGCTGCAGATCAACGAGCTGGGCCTGCCCTGTGCCACCGAGATGCTGGATCCGGTGACCCCTCAATACACCGCAGACCTGGTGAGCTGGGCGGCCATCGGCGCCCGAACCATCGAAAGCCAGACCCACCGGGAAATGGCCAGCGGCCTCTCCATGCCCGTGGGCTTCAAAAACGGCACCGACGGGCGGCTGGAAATTGCCCTCAACGCCATCTTGTCTGCCAGCCACCCCCACAGTTTTCTGGGCATTGGCCAAGACGGCATGACGGCCTTGGTGAAAACCACCGGCAACCCGGATCGGCACATCGTGTTGCGCGGCGGCGGCGGCAGAACCAACTACGGCCCGGAAGATGTGGCGCGGGCGGCGTTGCTGATGAAGGATCAAGGGATCCCGCGCTCGGTGATGGTGGACTGCTCCCACGACAACTCACAGAAGGACTACCGCCGGCAGGGATCCGTCTGTCGGGCGGTGCTACAGCAGTACCAAGCGGGGCAGCGGGCCTTGATGGGGCTGATGCTGGAGAGCAACCTCAACCCGGGCAAGCAAACCTGGCAGGAAGGGGCGCCGCTCCAGTACGGCGTTTCCATTACCGACGGCTGCATTGGCTGGGAAGAGACCGAAGACCTGTTGCAGGAGATGGCGGCGGTCGTAGCAGGGAAAACCTTGGCTCTGAGCCATTGA
- a CDS encoding efflux RND transporter periplasmic adaptor subunit: protein METQVGRLHQQRFSGWSWGHLGWALLFLSLGGLGGWLLGSQSRPGPGVAASELPVSETESLETAKAAPLATMEVKPREIGQERILVGSLEAVERTSLSSRIVGRVLELPVQEGQQVAAGSLIARLDVSDVQAAQQQAQAQRQQAEAQLQQAQAGLLAAQAGVRGAEEALRQVQAQKQQAEAELQEARLHQERMQKLHAEGAVAQAQVDQANTRVAVLLGRLAQLEAGIQQAEQGLTQAQAQLAQAKGRIPEVQAAMAQAQAGVAQAQANLAYGTLVAPFAGVVTRKYVEVGALAGPGQPIVELESSERLRFSVAVPESLAGQIRVGQGVPISIDSLNQTVEGAIRQIIPSADPSSRTVEVKAEIPPLPGAMPGMLGRLKLAGETRQALLLPQTSLVEQFGLTGVYRLADGKPLFTPVAVGSRYGDLVEIHAGLQPGDEVIQEAAAVRAGSF from the coding sequence ATGGAAACTCAAGTCGGCAGGTTGCACCAACAAAGGTTTTCCGGCTGGAGCTGGGGCCACCTGGGCTGGGCGCTGCTGTTCCTCTCGCTAGGGGGGCTGGGCGGCTGGCTGCTGGGATCCCAAAGCCGGCCCGGTCCAGGGGTAGCCGCTTCGGAGCTTCCCGTCAGCGAGACGGAGTCCTTGGAAACTGCCAAGGCCGCCCCGTTGGCCACGATGGAGGTCAAGCCTCGGGAAATCGGCCAAGAGCGGATTCTGGTGGGCAGCCTAGAGGCTGTGGAGCGCACCTCCCTCAGCAGCCGCATTGTGGGCCGAGTTCTGGAGCTGCCGGTTCAGGAGGGGCAGCAGGTGGCGGCCGGATCCCTGATTGCCCGTCTGGATGTCAGCGATGTGCAGGCCGCCCAGCAACAGGCCCAGGCCCAGCGGCAACAGGCTGAGGCGCAACTGCAGCAGGCCCAAGCAGGCCTTCTGGCCGCCCAGGCAGGGGTGAGGGGAGCGGAAGAAGCCTTGCGCCAGGTGCAAGCCCAGAAGCAGCAGGCGGAAGCGGAGCTGCAGGAGGCCCGTTTGCACCAAGAACGCATGCAGAAGCTGCACGCCGAAGGGGCCGTGGCCCAAGCCCAGGTGGATCAGGCCAATACGCGGGTAGCCGTGCTCTTGGGCCGGCTGGCCCAGCTCGAGGCCGGGATCCAGCAGGCCGAACAGGGATTGACCCAAGCGCAGGCCCAGCTTGCCCAGGCCAAAGGCCGGATCCCTGAGGTGCAGGCGGCCATGGCCCAGGCGCAGGCGGGGGTGGCACAAGCCCAAGCCAACCTGGCCTACGGAACCCTGGTTGCCCCCTTTGCCGGCGTCGTCACCCGCAAGTATGTGGAGGTAGGGGCTTTGGCGGGGCCGGGCCAGCCGATAGTGGAGCTAGAAAGCAGCGAGCGGCTGCGGTTTTCCGTGGCTGTGCCCGAATCGCTGGCCGGCCAGATCCGGGTGGGACAAGGGGTGCCCATCAGCATCGACAGCCTCAACCAAACCGTGGAGGGAGCCATTCGCCAAATCATCCCCAGCGCCGATCCCAGCTCGAGAACCGTGGAAGTCAAGGCGGAGATCCCTCCGCTCCCCGGAGCCATGCCGGGCATGCTGGGCCGTCTGAAGTTGGCAGGAGAAACCCGCCAAGCCCTGCTGCTGCCCCAGACAAGCCTGGTAGAACAGTTCGGCCTGACGGGCGTGTATCGGCTGGCGGACGGCAAGCCGCTGTTTACGCCGGTGGCGGTGGGATCCCGCTATGGGGATCTGGTGGAGATCCACGCCGGGCTGCAGCCTGGAGACGAGGTGATCCAGGAAGCGGCTGCCGTTCGGGCCGGATCCTTCTGA
- the sufR gene encoding iron-sulfur cluster biosynthesis transcriptional regulator SufR, which produces MESAHKITGRFTQPLSSKQAILVYLRKAGQATAQTLAEHLGISPQAIRRHLKDLEAEGLIHHVAQASGLGRPQHFYQLSPQGEAQFPTSYDEFALGLLNTLAETLGSEQMGSLLQQQWQRKAQEYQAQMGCGSLAKRLERLVQLRQAEGYMAEYYPYPNHLAAARATEGAEQYAEQYVLVEHHCAIAQIAQRFPSVCGHELEMFAAALPDCRVERLTWQVNGEHQCGYWIARMGSPPRPSHE; this is translated from the coding sequence GTGGAGAGCGCGCACAAGATCACCGGGCGGTTCACGCAGCCCCTTTCCAGCAAGCAGGCCATCCTAGTCTATTTGCGCAAGGCGGGGCAGGCCACCGCCCAGACTCTGGCAGAGCACTTGGGCATTTCTCCCCAAGCCATTCGCCGCCACCTCAAGGATCTAGAGGCGGAGGGGCTGATCCACCACGTCGCTCAAGCCAGTGGCCTGGGCCGCCCCCAGCACTTCTATCAGCTTAGCCCCCAAGGGGAAGCGCAATTCCCCACAAGCTACGACGAGTTTGCCCTGGGCCTGCTCAATACGCTGGCCGAAACCCTGGGATCCGAACAGATGGGATCCCTGCTCCAGCAGCAGTGGCAGCGCAAAGCCCAAGAGTACCAAGCCCAGATGGGATGCGGATCCCTGGCCAAGCGGCTGGAGCGCTTGGTGCAGTTGCGCCAGGCAGAAGGCTACATGGCGGAGTACTACCCCTACCCCAACCACCTGGCTGCGGCCAGGGCAACAGAAGGCGCTGAGCAGTATGCCGAGCAATACGTATTGGTGGAGCACCACTGCGCCATTGCCCAAATTGCCCAGCGTTTTCCCAGCGTCTGCGGCCACGAGCTGGAGATGTTTGCCGCCGCCCTGCCCGACTGCCGGGTAGAGCGCCTCACCTGGCAGGTGAACGGAGAACACCAGTGCGGCTACTGGATTGCCAGGATGGGATCCCCTCCTAGACCCAGCCACGAGTAG
- the sufB gene encoding Fe-S cluster assembly protein SufB — MSTSVRTLISQPYKYGFVTDIPSESIGKGLNEDIIRQIWAKKGEPDFMLEFRLRAYRQWLKMSEPTWPNVSYPPIDYQNIVYYSAPKVQPKKKSLDEVDPVLLETFEKLGIPLSEQKRLANVAVDAIFDSVSVATTFREKLAKEGIIFCSMSEALREYPELVRKYLGSVVPIADNYYAALNSAVFSDGSFVYVPKGVRCPMELSTYFRINNGESGQFERTLIIADEGSYVSYLEGCTAPMFDTNQLHAAVVELIALDNAEIKYSTVQNWYAGDENGKGGIYNFVTKRGLCQGANSKISWTQVETGSAITWKYPSCVLVGENSVGEFYSVALTNNYQQADTGTKMIHVGRNTRSKIISKGISAGHSKNSYRGLVKIGPKAEGARNFSQCDSMLIGDQCSANTFPYIEVQNNTAKVEHEASTSKIGEEQLFYFQSRGIGMEDAVSMIISGFCREVFNQLPMEFAVEADRLLSLKLEGSVG; from the coding sequence ATGTCTACGAGCGTCCGCACCCTCATTAGCCAGCCCTACAAGTACGGCTTTGTTACCGACATCCCTTCTGAGTCCATCGGCAAAGGCCTAAACGAGGACATCATCCGGCAAATTTGGGCCAAGAAGGGGGAGCCGGACTTTATGCTAGAGTTCCGGCTGCGGGCCTACCGCCAGTGGCTGAAGATGAGCGAGCCCACCTGGCCCAACGTCAGCTACCCGCCCATTGACTACCAAAACATTGTCTACTACTCGGCCCCCAAGGTGCAGCCCAAGAAAAAGAGCCTGGACGAAGTGGATCCGGTGCTGTTGGAGACCTTCGAGAAACTGGGGATCCCCTTGTCTGAACAGAAGCGGCTGGCCAATGTGGCGGTGGATGCCATCTTCGACAGCGTCTCGGTGGCCACCACCTTCCGGGAGAAGCTGGCCAAGGAAGGGATCATCTTCTGCTCCATGTCGGAGGCGCTGCGGGAGTACCCTGAGCTGGTGCGCAAGTACCTGGGCAGTGTGGTTCCCATTGCTGATAACTACTACGCGGCGCTGAACTCGGCAGTGTTCAGTGATGGATCCTTTGTCTATGTGCCCAAAGGGGTGCGCTGTCCCATGGAGCTTTCCACCTATTTCCGCATCAACAACGGCGAATCGGGCCAGTTTGAGCGCACCCTGATCATTGCCGACGAGGGATCCTACGTCAGCTACTTGGAAGGGTGTACTGCCCCCATGTTCGACACCAACCAACTGCATGCGGCGGTGGTGGAGTTAATTGCCCTAGACAATGCCGAAATTAAATACTCCACGGTGCAGAACTGGTATGCCGGCGACGAAAACGGCAAAGGGGGCATTTATAACTTTGTAACCAAGCGCGGCCTGTGTCAGGGGGCCAACTCCAAAATCTCTTGGACGCAAGTGGAGACCGGCTCCGCCATCACCTGGAAGTACCCCAGCTGTGTGCTGGTGGGGGAAAACTCGGTGGGCGAATTTTACTCGGTTGCCCTCACCAACAACTACCAGCAGGCCGATACCGGCACCAAGATGATTCACGTGGGCCGCAACACCCGCAGCAAAATTATCTCCAAAGGGATCTCGGCTGGGCACTCCAAAAACAGCTACCGCGGCCTGGTCAAAATCGGGCCGAAAGCGGAAGGTGCCCGCAACTTTTCCCAGTGCGATTCCATGTTGATTGGGGATCAGTGCAGCGCCAACACCTTCCCCTATATTGAGGTGCAAAACAACACCGCCAAAGTGGAGCACGAAGCTTCCACCTCCAAGATTGGAGAGGAGCAATTGTTCTATTTCCAGTCGCGCGGGATCGGCATGGAAGATGCCGTGTCCATGATCATCAGCGGCTTCTGCCGAGAAGTGTTCAACCAACTGCCGATGGAGTTTGCTGTAGAAGCCGATCGATTGCTGAGCCTAAAGTTAGAGGGATCCGTCGGCTAG
- the mscL gene encoding large-conductance mechanosensitive channel protein MscL, translated as MRAFLEEFKKFISRGNALDLAVGVVIGGAFGKIVTSFVADLFTPVLGLMIGGVSFQNLVWKIGGSPEDPVTINYGSFLQAVFDFVIIAFAIFLLVKAINTLQRKEEESPPTLPPPEVVLLTEIRDILNRHSQ; from the coding sequence ATGAGGGCATTTCTGGAGGAGTTCAAAAAGTTCATCAGCCGGGGCAATGCCTTAGATTTGGCTGTTGGCGTTGTTATTGGAGGTGCTTTTGGGAAGATCGTGACTTCTTTTGTAGCAGATCTGTTTACTCCAGTTTTAGGCTTGATGATTGGTGGAGTGAGCTTCCAGAACTTGGTCTGGAAAATCGGTGGAAGTCCTGAAGACCCAGTTACGATTAACTACGGCAGCTTTCTGCAAGCTGTGTTTGATTTTGTGATTATCGCTTTTGCCATCTTCTTACTGGTGAAGGCGATCAACACCCTACAGCGAAAGGAGGAAGAATCTCCTCCCACATTGCCCCCACCAGAAGTGGTTTTGCTGACAGAGATCCGGGATATCCTCAATCGCCACTCCCAATAG
- the sufC gene encoding Fe-S cluster assembly ATPase SufC gives MICENSPVILSVRDLSAEIDGTPILKGLSLEIRAGEIHAIMGPNGSGKSTFSKILAGHPDYRVTGGEILYLGKNLLEMEPEERAWAGIFLAFQYPIEIPGVSNLDFLRAAYNARQKYRDQPELDALDFDDLVREKLDIVKMDPVFLERSVNEGFSGGEKKRNEILQMAVLEPTLAILDETDSGLDIDALRIVAHGINRLAGPENAMLLITHYQRLLDYVTPDYVHVMEGGRIVISGDKTLALELEERGYDWIKTQSGQEPAAATSRQEKEG, from the coding sequence ATGATCTGCGAAAACAGCCCTGTCATCTTATCCGTTCGAGATCTCAGCGCCGAGATCGATGGCACCCCCATTCTCAAGGGGTTGAGCCTGGAAATTCGCGCCGGAGAAATCCACGCCATCATGGGCCCCAATGGCTCTGGAAAAAGCACTTTTTCCAAGATCTTAGCCGGCCACCCTGACTACAGGGTGACGGGGGGCGAGATCCTCTACCTGGGAAAAAATCTCTTGGAGATGGAGCCAGAAGAGAGGGCTTGGGCAGGGATCTTTTTGGCATTTCAATACCCCATCGAAATCCCAGGGGTGAGCAACTTGGATTTCCTGCGCGCCGCCTACAACGCTCGCCAGAAATATCGGGATCAGCCGGAACTGGATGCTCTGGATTTTGACGACCTGGTACGGGAAAAGTTGGATATTGTCAAAATGGATCCCGTTTTTTTGGAGCGCTCTGTGAATGAGGGCTTTTCCGGCGGTGAGAAAAAGCGCAACGAGATCCTGCAAATGGCGGTGTTGGAGCCCACGCTGGCCATTTTGGACGAGACGGATTCCGGTCTGGATATCGACGCGCTGCGCATTGTGGCCCACGGCATCAACCGACTGGCCGGCCCTGAGAATGCCATGCTCTTGATCACCCACTACCAACGCTTGCTGGACTATGTAACCCCCGACTACGTGCACGTGATGGAGGGGGGTCGTATCGTCATCAGTGGGGACAAGACCTTGGCGCTGGAGCTGGAGGAACGGGGCTACGACTGGATCAAAACTCAGTCGGGTCAAGAACCGGCAGCTGCGACATCTCGGCAGGAGAAAGAGGGATGA
- the sufD gene encoding Fe-S cluster assembly protein SufD translates to MSATLPKPFAPESRLFLEHILGQIPERQDPYTTLRQQARAQLAELGIPTPREEDWKYSDLSPLLAHKFRLAAAGDPSLDAATLEPWLWPEASYSRAVFVNGYFAPQLSDLSGLPTALQVIPLAQAPGELLQTLAKTDVFTALNTAHLGDGIQIGLQPGQEVPSPLHLLFITVAPEGEAVLAQPRCLLSLQAHSSLTLIEDHVSLGSGIPFSNAVTEIALAEGSRLHHVILQRQGSPAFHINKTAVRQSCDSHYRLQAIQWGSQFSRHNLEITQAGAQAHTQLQGLTLLKGSQHSDTHSRLLHQAPHGSSRQLHKCIVDEAARAVFSGRILVSQAAQLTDAAQTNRNLLLSPKARVDTRPQLEIFADNVKCAHGATVSQLEAEEIFYLQSRGIPQAQARQLLTYAFAAEILEGIPLAQLPSQVAKRLGSG, encoded by the coding sequence ATGAGCGCCACCTTGCCCAAACCTTTTGCCCCAGAGAGCCGCCTATTCCTGGAGCACATCCTCGGCCAAATCCCGGAAAGGCAGGATCCCTACACCACCCTTAGGCAGCAGGCCCGCGCCCAATTGGCGGAACTGGGGATCCCGACCCCACGGGAAGAGGATTGGAAATACAGCGATCTCTCGCCACTGCTGGCCCACAAGTTTCGCCTGGCTGCCGCGGGGGATCCGTCTCTGGATGCAGCAACCCTAGAGCCCTGGCTTTGGCCGGAAGCCAGCTATAGCCGCGCCGTGTTCGTCAACGGCTACTTTGCCCCCCAGCTTTCTGATTTGAGCGGCCTGCCCACCGCTTTGCAGGTGATCCCTTTGGCCCAAGCCCCAGGGGAGTTGCTGCAAACGCTGGCCAAGACGGATGTGTTTACGGCCCTCAACACCGCCCATCTGGGCGATGGGATCCAGATTGGCCTACAGCCCGGCCAGGAAGTTCCGTCACCGCTGCACCTGCTGTTCATAACGGTGGCTCCTGAGGGAGAGGCCGTTTTGGCCCAGCCCCGCTGCCTGCTGTCTTTGCAAGCCCACAGCTCCCTCACGCTGATCGAAGATCATGTATCCCTGGGATCCGGGATCCCCTTCAGCAACGCAGTTACGGAGATCGCCCTGGCAGAGGGATCCCGTTTGCACCATGTGATCCTGCAAAGGCAGGGATCCCCAGCCTTCCACATCAACAAGACCGCCGTGCGCCAAAGCTGCGACAGCCACTACCGCCTCCAGGCGATTCAGTGGGGATCCCAGTTTTCCCGCCACAACCTGGAGATCACCCAAGCCGGAGCCCAGGCCCACACCCAACTGCAGGGGCTAACGCTGCTGAAGGGATCCCAGCACAGCGACACCCACTCCCGCTTGCTCCATCAAGCGCCCCACGGCAGCAGCCGCCAACTGCACAAGTGCATCGTGGACGAGGCGGCCCGCGCGGTCTTCAGCGGGCGGATCCTGGTGAGCCAAGCAGCCCAACTGACAGACGCCGCCCAGACCAACCGCAACCTGCTGTTGAGCCCCAAGGCGCGGGTGGATACCCGGCCCCAACTGGAGATCTTTGCCGACAACGTCAAATGCGCCCACGGAGCCACCGTCAGCCAACTGGAGGCGGAAGAGATCTTCTATCTGCAAAGCCGCGGCATTCCCCAAGCCCAGGCCAGGCAACTCCTCACCTACGCCTTTGCGGCAGAGATCCTAGAGGGGATCCCGCTGGCCCAGCTTCCTTCCCAGGTGGCCAAGCGCTTGGGATCCGGCTGA
- a CDS encoding AbrB family transcriptional regulator has protein sequence MLDIPPQPLTGKALLQKVEALSHLPRRETAKRCGYVTMTKTNKLRVNLNEFYDAVLAAKGLSLSPTAKRDRRGREPTFRVSVHKNGQIIIGSAYTEKMNLKPGDEFEIQLGYKHIHLKQVLNGQVMEDSTSNEEAAPKKTRSRRKKTTGA, from the coding sequence ATGTTGGACATACCACCACAACCTTTAACCGGAAAGGCTCTCCTGCAGAAGGTAGAAGCGTTGAGCCATCTTCCGCGCCGCGAGACGGCAAAGCGCTGTGGCTACGTAACCATGACCAAGACCAACAAGCTCCGCGTCAACTTAAATGAGTTTTATGATGCGGTGCTGGCGGCAAAAGGTCTGAGCCTCAGTCCAACTGCCAAGCGTGACAGGCGCGGTCGCGAGCCAACCTTTCGCGTGAGCGTTCACAAGAATGGTCAGATCATCATCGGGTCCGCTTACACCGAAAAAATGAATCTCAAGCCCGGCGATGAGTTTGAGATTCAGTTGGGCTATAAGCACATTCACCTCAAGCAAGTGCTCAACGGTCAGGTGATGGAGGACTCAACCTCGAACGAAGAAGCTGCCCCCAAAAAGACGCGGAGCCGCAGGAAAAAAACAACAGGAGCTTGA
- a CDS encoding 1-acyl-sn-glycerol-3-phosphate acyltransferase, with protein sequence MYQTVQPPLKFLPPRLTPWVVRLAQAGLPLWLRWAKGIPRVEVEGGERLAQLYQQFEAGKIRLLVAFRHPTLDDPPCLMYLFSHLLPQVARQQGIRLRQRPHVLFVYDRGLPLWLGFIGRWGLPRLGGIPILRGRLDRAGLKSSREQFVSGPYPLAVAPEGTINGMSGLLNPLEPGVAQMSFWAVEDLHKAGRPEEVLILPVGLRYSYLRDPSLALDRLLRRMEADCKLPATRSAHVGKGFLMARLLRLAEHLIQVMERFYERFYAPALPDAARVSLKGGGDLLARLQSLSDLALRVAEQHFGLQPQGDLIERRHRIEQAGWAWIYREDIPDIAALSAVEKGLANRVASEASFHLWHMRLVETLMVFAVRPLPEQPSLEELAETALRLWNLLAWIKGKNAVGAAPPRLGPRLARFSIGDPLSVSERWPAYQANRRQAVQALTQDLQAEMERLLQGIPRSPASVAVG encoded by the coding sequence ATGTACCAGACTGTTCAACCTCCTCTCAAGTTTCTGCCGCCGCGATTGACGCCTTGGGTAGTTCGTTTGGCGCAAGCGGGTTTGCCCTTGTGGTTGCGCTGGGCCAAGGGGATCCCGCGCGTTGAGGTGGAGGGGGGCGAGCGTTTGGCCCAGCTTTATCAGCAATTTGAGGCAGGCAAGATTCGCCTGTTGGTAGCCTTTCGCCACCCCACCCTCGACGATCCCCCCTGCTTGATGTACCTGTTTTCCCATCTTCTGCCTCAGGTAGCTCGACAACAGGGGATCCGCCTGCGGCAGCGTCCCCATGTTTTGTTTGTCTACGACCGCGGCCTGCCCCTATGGCTGGGCTTCATTGGCCGCTGGGGGCTTCCCCGGCTGGGCGGGATCCCGATTTTGCGGGGCCGTCTGGATCGGGCAGGGCTGAAGAGCTCTCGCGAGCAGTTTGTGTCAGGCCCGTACCCCCTGGCGGTGGCTCCCGAAGGGACAATCAACGGCATGAGTGGGCTGCTCAACCCGCTGGAGCCGGGGGTGGCCCAAATGAGTTTCTGGGCGGTGGAGGATCTGCACAAGGCGGGGCGCCCGGAGGAGGTGCTGATCTTGCCGGTGGGCCTCCGCTACTCCTACTTGAGGGATCCCAGCCTGGCGCTGGACAGGTTGCTCCGCCGCATGGAGGCGGATTGCAAGCTCCCGGCCACGCGCTCGGCCCATGTCGGCAAAGGGTTTTTGATGGCCCGCCTGCTCCGCCTGGCCGAGCATCTGATTCAGGTGATGGAGCGTTTTTACGAGCGCTTCTACGCCCCAGCTTTGCCCGACGCGGCGCGGGTCAGCCTGAAAGGGGGAGGGGATCTGTTGGCACGTCTGCAAAGCCTATCGGATCTGGCCCTGCGCGTGGCCGAGCAGCACTTTGGCCTGCAGCCCCAGGGAGACTTGATCGAGCGGCGGCATCGCATCGAACAGGCAGGCTGGGCCTGGATCTACCGGGAAGATATCCCTGATATTGCGGCGCTTTCGGCTGTGGAGAAGGGGTTGGCCAATCGCGTCGCCTCTGAGGCCAGCTTCCACCTCTGGCACATGCGCCTGGTGGAGACCCTGATGGTGTTTGCCGTGCGTCCCCTGCCGGAGCAACCCAGTTTGGAGGAACTGGCCGAAACCGCCCTGCGGCTGTGGAACCTGTTGGCCTGGATCAAAGGCAAAAACGCCGTCGGCGCTGCCCCCCCCAGGTTGGGGCCGCGGCTGGCCCGTTTCAGCATCGGCGATCCCCTCTCGGTTTCGGAGCGCTGGCCCGCCTACCAGGCCAACCGCCGGCAAGCCGTACAAGCTCTAACCCAGGATTTGCAGGCGGAGATGGAGCGGCTGCTGCAAGGGATCCCGCGCTCCCCTGCGAGCGTGGCCGTCGGCTGA
- a CDS encoding NfeD family protein — translation MVWPWVVFGLVLIAAELFLPELVAGPAGVAALGAALLAYWGWPVWAQFSAWIVLSLGLIVLSRRLLPSTSTQLEDLLKESREARAVTAIPPGKRGRVSYLGSTWNAKCSVPDLEIQPGQELYVVDRQGNTLIVMPMQMLKS, via the coding sequence ATGGTTTGGCCCTGGGTTGTCTTCGGCTTGGTTCTCATTGCTGCCGAGCTGTTTTTGCCGGAGTTGGTGGCCGGGCCGGCGGGTGTGGCTGCCCTAGGGGCTGCTCTTTTGGCCTATTGGGGGTGGCCAGTTTGGGCCCAGTTCTCGGCCTGGATTGTGCTCTCCCTTGGGTTGATCGTTCTCAGCCGGCGTCTGCTGCCCTCTACTTCAACTCAGCTGGAAGATCTCCTGAAGGAATCGCGAGAAGCGCGGGCAGTTACGGCCATTCCGCCGGGCAAGCGGGGTCGGGTCTCCTATCTCGGCTCCACCTGGAATGCCAAGTGCAGCGTCCCCGACCTGGAGATCCAGCCTGGGCAAGAGCTCTACGTGGTCGATCGCCAAGGCAATACCCTGATCGTGATGCCGATGCAGATGCTCAAGTCTTGA
- a CDS encoding SAM-dependent methyltransferase: MSRFLPPTTHLWLGSADPDFLDLARREIAAADPEAVFQPLPEAPGLVRVCSQRSFADLAQAWQANPPIFLRHICPIHQERQLDEISLLRLDQNLLAAIDPALSFSVQTRRFGKLNVKPFQVNAALAEQVMATVGSPLQVKDPQQVISVVLLASSTGLRAWLGLSLAAQNLSTWAGGVHRFRRDPDQISRAEFKLLEAIQVFRVPLQPGGRALDLGAAPGGWSRILRLHGQQVTAVDPAELDERLRHDAGICHHRLSAQAYLARCPGQFHLILNDMRMDGRASAHLMAAFAPHLEPQGAAVMTLKLPHQHRLRVLRQTLDILGSAFPVVRARHLFHNRSEITLYLQKGIPAPHSSTT, encoded by the coding sequence GTGAGCAGGTTTCTTCCCCCCACTACTCACCTGTGGCTGGGCAGCGCCGACCCCGATTTTCTGGATCTGGCGAGGCGGGAAATTGCGGCAGCGGATCCCGAGGCCGTCTTTCAGCCTTTGCCGGAGGCACCTGGCCTAGTGCGGGTGTGCAGCCAGCGCTCGTTTGCCGACCTTGCCCAGGCCTGGCAGGCTAACCCGCCCATTTTTTTGCGCCACATCTGCCCCATCCACCAAGAGCGACAGCTCGACGAGATCTCCCTGCTGCGCCTCGATCAAAACCTCTTGGCGGCCATCGACCCTGCCCTCAGCTTTTCGGTACAGACGCGCCGGTTTGGCAAGCTCAACGTCAAGCCCTTCCAGGTTAACGCAGCCCTGGCCGAACAGGTGATGGCGACGGTGGGATCCCCTCTGCAGGTCAAGGATCCCCAGCAGGTGATCTCGGTGGTGCTCCTGGCCAGCTCGACAGGGCTCCGGGCTTGGCTAGGCCTGTCGCTGGCGGCGCAAAACCTCTCCACCTGGGCCGGCGGCGTCCACCGCTTTCGCCGCGATCCCGACCAGATCAGCCGAGCGGAGTTTAAGCTGCTGGAGGCCATCCAGGTGTTTCGCGTCCCTTTGCAACCAGGGGGACGGGCCTTGGATCTGGGGGCGGCGCCGGGGGGCTGGTCGCGCATTTTGCGCCTGCATGGCCAGCAGGTGACGGCTGTGGATCCGGCGGAGCTGGACGAGCGCCTCCGCCACGATGCCGGCATTTGTCACCATCGCCTCAGCGCCCAAGCCTATCTGGCCCGCTGTCCAGGTCAGTTTCACCTCATCCTCAACGACATGCGCATGGATGGCCGTGCCTCTGCCCATCTGATGGCGGCTTTTGCCCCTCATCTGGAGCCGCAGGGGGCAGCCGTGATGACCCTAAAGCTCCCCCACCAGCATCGCCTGCGGGTGCTCCGCCAGACCCTAGACATCTTGGGCAGCGCCTTCCCGGTGGTGAGGGCGCGCCACCTGTTTCACAACCGCAGCGAAATTACCCTCTACCTGCAAAAAGGGATCCCGGCCCCTCACTCTTCCACCACCTGA